In one window of Zygosaccharomyces rouxii strain CBS732 chromosome E complete sequence DNA:
- the RAI1 gene encoding decapping nuclease (similar to uniprot|P53063 Saccharomyces cerevisiae YGL246C RAI1 Nuclear protein that binds to and stabilizes the exoribonuclease Rat1p required for pre-rRNA processing), with product MVVTSNLFVKQKGTTTALKQPKELTFYSRTDDDNFLVEDDVHLQYYYLPDADLEKRLDLSSGIKKLKDTASNFKDQGTLFGLLQSIQNYEQRKNKKIKADIVTFRGIMRKLISAAFDTSNFNPIDLRIVSFDGQLFIKEVPKQEAKPAPGSPAQLAWYSGYKFETLATLPQPLPLVSRTTLDKRPKKLVNTGEEYITVVKTGVGNVKVILGAEVDCIFDFKEEGKDNLKHYAELKCSADVSTPADARKFERKVFRTWLQCFLVGIPRIIYGFRDNNNVLKTVEEYTTTEVPVLLKSNNPAMNSSCLDAIKWYGTLTEWLLKMIPRDGDTIRAYRLVYENNHLRLTEIEDTESEYQGLVEGEEILSDEFKKWRKSMNERNL from the coding sequence ATGGTGGTCACTTCCAATTTATTCGTGAAGCAGAAAGGCACCACAACGGCTTTGAAGCAGCCTAAAGAGTTGACTTTTTACTCAAGAACGGATGATGATAACTTTTTAGTGGAAGACGATGTTCATTTACAGTACTACTATTTACCAGATGCTgatttggagaaaagatTAGACCTCAGTAGTGgcattaaaaaattgaaggatACTGCCAGTAATTTCAAGGATCAAGGTACTTTATTTGGACTTTTACAAAGTATTCAGAATTATGAACAACgtaagaataaaaaaattaaagctGATATCGTTACCTTCCGTGGTATTATGAGGAAACTTATAAGTGCTGCATTCGATActtcaaattttaatcCAATAGATCTCCGTATTGTCAGTTTTGATGGTCAATTGTTCATTAAAGAAGTTCCAAAGCAAGAAGCAAAACCTGCTCCTGGCTCACCTGCTCAATTAGCCTGGTATAGTGGTTATAAGTTTGAGACGTTGGCTACGCTACCACAACCTTTGCCGTTAGTTTCGAGAACTACCTTGGACAAGAGAccaaaaaaattggtcaaCACTGGTGAAGAATATATTACAGTGGTGAAAACTGGTGTCGGTAACGTTAAAGTAATATTGGGAGCGGAAGTTGATTGCATATTTGACTTTAAGGAAGAAGGTAAGGATAATCTGAAACATTACGCAGAGTTAAAATGTTCTGCAGATGTTAGCACCCCGGCGGATGCTCGTAAGTTCGAACGCAAAGTGTTTAGAACCTGGCTGCAGTGTTTCCTTGTTGGAATACCTAGGATTATCTATGGATTTAgggataataataacgtACTCAAAACTGTTGAGGAGTACACTACGACGGAAGTACCAGTTTTATTGAAAAGCAATAATCCAGCTATGAATTCTTCATGTCTTGATGCAATTAAGTGGTATGGCACCCTAACGGAATGGTTACTGAAGATGATACCAAGAGATGGTGATACAATTAGAGCATATCGTCTAGTTTATGAGAACAACCATCTCCGGTTGACAGAAATAGAAGACACTGAATCAGAGTACCAGGGTCTCGTAGAGGGAGAAGAGATTCTGAGTGatgaattcaaaaaatggAGAAAATCTATGAACGAAAGAAATTTGTAG
- a CDS encoding aldo/keto reductase (similar to uniprot|Q07551 Saccharomyces cerevisiae YDL124W NADPH-dependent alpha-keto amide reductase reduces aromatic alpha-keto amides aliphatic alpha-keto esters and aromatic alpha-keto esters), translating to MTRPIIPTIEIKETHTHIPVLGFGTGTQWRIAKREGETKGQFIDKLVDQLVTAVDLGFNHIDTAEFYLTHEEVGEALRRSQLPRDKLFITDKYNQGAWTGLDCSGPIQAAKKGLEALGIKYFDLYMLHRPDITKENAGIDLQEAWRQVEELYEAGIAKAIGVSNFPLETLKQMESYCRYLPMVHQVEFHPYLQNQSPGVVEWCQNKHIVVEAYSPLAPLFRARPGPLDDILPNLMKKYGKSETQIVLRWVIDRGIVALTTSSKEERIHEILGTLDFELEKSDVELINEVGSKKHFQWCLPHFFDVYRS from the coding sequence ATGACTAGACCCATAATTCCTACAATTgagatcaaagaaactCATACGCACATCCCCGTACTTGGGTTTGGTACTGGTACCCAATGGCGTATAGCTAAGCGTGAAGGTGAGACGAAGGGTCAATTCATCGATAAACTTGTAGATCAGTTGGTAACAGCTGTTGACTTAGGTTTTAACCACATCGATACTGCAGAATTCTACTTGACTCATGAAGAAGTAGGAGAAGCTCTTAGAAGATCTCAACTTCCTCGCGATAAGCTGTTTATTACGGATAAATACAACCAAGGCGCTTGGACTGGCCTTGATTGCTCAGGACCCATCCAAGCAGCTAAAAAAGGATTAGAAGCTCTAGGTattaaatattttgatCTTTACATGCTCCACAGGCCCGATATCACAAAGGAAAACGCTGGAATCGATCTTCAAGAGGCATGGAGACAAGTGGAGGAGCTTTACGAAGCTGGAATCGCTAAAGCAATCGGTGTCTCCAATTTTCCTCTGGAGACTTTAAAACAGATGGAAAGCTACTGCAGATATCTCCCCATGGTTCACCAAGTTGAATTCCATCCGTATTTGCAAAATCAATCTCCTGGTGTCGTAGAGTGGTGTCAAAACAAGCATATTGTTGTAGAGGCGTATTCACCATTGGCACCATTATTTAGAGCAAGACCGGGACCATTAGATGATATTTTACcaaatctgatgaagaagtacGGTAAAAGCGAAACTCAAATAGTATTGAGATGGGTCATTGATCGTGGTATCGTTGCCCTAACTacatcttccaaagaagAACGCATACATGAGATTTTGGGGACGCTTGATTTTGAATTAGAAAAGTCTGATGTGGAACTGATCAATGAAGTCGGTAGCAAGAAACATTTCCAATGGTGTTTACCTCATTTTTTCGATGTTTACAGATCTTAA
- the BRR6 gene encoding Brr6p (some similarities with uniprot|P53062 Saccharomyces cerevisiae YGL247W BRR6 Essential nuclear envelope integral membrane protein required for nuclear transport depletion alters nucleoporin distribution and nuclear envelope morphology suggesting a role in the spatial organization of nuclear pores), giving the protein MTQLLTQSSTSNNASHIGEFVRLAFNSSILVIILSVVIKFILLIKQDVDQKVQLKIAEQVIRVKRCQKHYEDNGCVSHVPALETLCDGWHHCMHSTGQVQSASLWTQTLAETLNAFVEAISFRSLVFVLLAVCALVLVTNVVIASYRVQYYIRGDRMSTYQPSNNARIE; this is encoded by the coding sequence ATGACCCAGTTATTGACGCAATCGTCTACAAGTAATAATGCATCTCATATTGGAGAATTCGTCCGACTAGCATTCAATTCCAGTATCTTGGTGATAATACTAAGTGTGGTGATCAAATTTATACTACTCATAAAGCAAGATGTGGATCAGAAAGTTCAACTAAAAATTGCAGAACAGGTTATCAGAGTGAAAAGGTGTCAAAAACACTACGAGGATAATGGGTGCGTTTCGCACGTACCTGCATTAGAAACACTATGTGATGGTTGGCATCACTGCATGCATTCTACAGGTCAAGTTCAATCGGCGTCGTTGTGGACGCAAACTTTAGCAGAAACTTTAAACGCTTTTGTAGAAGCAATTTCTTTTAGATCATTGGTATTCGTCCTACTGGCTGTATGTGCCCTGGTGCTGGTCACCAATGTGGTAATAGCATCCTACAGAGTCCAATACTACATCCGTGGCGACCGTATGTCCACTTATCAACCAAGCAACAATGCCCGTATTGAGTGA
- the KGD4 gene encoding alpha-ketoglutarate dehydrogenase subunit KGD4 (similar to uniprot|P19955 Saccharomyces cerevisiae YFR049W) — MRSTCVRLAHHYTPMIRFVGGRHHHTPHSSEILPHPCAENGLLPNSKDTVPAGEFLKNLRPFKVIPYKSKAETVQPDSRYQYQQRPLQEGEKTHAYELSPRFQFKGFSESEIESINGGGAL, encoded by the coding sequence ATGCGTTCGACTTGTGTTAGATTAGCTCATCATTATACACCAATGATTCGTTTCGTTGGTGGTAGACATCATCATACACCACATTCAAGTGAAATCTTACCACATCCTTGTGCAGAAAACGGGTTACTACCAAATTCTAAGGATACAGTACCAGCAggtgaatttttgaagaatttgaggCCATTTAAAGTTATTCCATACAAGAGTAAAGCTGAAACTGTTCAACCTGACAGCAGATACCAATATCAACAAAGACCATTgcaagaaggtgaaaagacACACGCTTATGAATTATCTCCAAGGTTTCAATTTAAGGGCTTCAGCGAAAGTGAAATAGAATCCAtcaatggtggtggtgcttTATAA